The window TTCCATCTTGAAGAGTTCGTAGATAAAAACTCCCCATTCATCTTCTGTGGCATCGACAGCGGTTCGGAGTCTCCATTCATAAAGAAGGGAATCGTTGTCAAATAATCCTAAGACTGTTTGAGTGTTTCCTATATCGACTGCTAATAGCATAGAGCGTTCCTTTCTGGATTTTTCTCTGGATTTTTTTTCCTGAACAGACATGATGACGACCTCTATATTCTAACTGTTTAGATATTTTTTAATAAAATTTACAGCTTCTTCAATGGTCTCTTCTATGAGATCTTCTCTAGAAGCCTCTACCATAACTCTTACTACCGGCTCTGTGCCTGAAGCTCTAATAAGAAGCCGTCCCTCATTTCCCAGGCGCTTTTCAAGTCTGGCAATATGTTCTTGAATACCCGGGCTATCCAAGAGTTTCTTTCCGTAAGGTATGGGAACATTTACAAGCTTCTGGGGGAACTTTTCCATAATTTGACCGAGTTCAGACAGGGGTTTTTCTCTTTTAAGCATGATGGAAAGAACCTGAAGGGCCGAAAGTATTCCATCTCCAGTTGTGTTGTAATCCAAAAAGACGATGTGCCCTGATTGTTCTCCGCCAAGCTTATAGCCGTGCTTTCTCATTTCCTCTACGACATAGCGATCTCCAACTGGAGTTCGGACAAGTCGAGCTTCCATAGCATTAAGAGCTTTTTCTAATCCGAGGTTGCTCATAACCGTTGCTACTACCGTGCGGTTTGGAAGCTTATCCTCTCGGATCATTTGTTCAGCGCATATAGCCATTAGAAAATCTCCATCGAGAATGTTACCCTTTTCATCCGCCATGATAACTCTGTCCGCATCGCCGTCAAAGGCAATACCTGCATCGGCACCATGTTGTCTGACTAGTTCAGCCATGTGCTCTGGAAATAGTGCTCCACAACGGTCGTTTATGTTTCTTCCATCAGGCTGGACTCCTGTAGCGATGACTGTAGCTCCAAGTTCCTGAAACACAAGCGGAGCTACTCTATAAGAAGCTCCGTGAGCGCAATCTACCACCAGC of the Thermodesulforhabdaceae bacterium genome contains:
- the glmM gene encoding phosphoglucosamine mutase; its protein translation is MGKLFGTDGIRGIANAYPITAEIAMKVGSAVASVLRNNTHHPKILIGKDTRLSGYMLEYAMTSGICSMGVDVFLVGPLPTPGIAFITRDMRADAGIVISASHNPYEYNGIKIFGSDGYKLPDEIEEKLENIVLNFGSIAFASFDHIGRAKRIEDVQGRYIVFLKHTFPSELSLEGLKLVVDCAHGASYRVAPLVFQELGATVIATGVQPDGRNINDRCGALFPEHMAELVRQHGADAGIAFDGDADRVIMADEKGNILDGDFLMAICAEQMIREDKLPNRTVVATVMSNLGLEKALNAMEARLVRTPVGDRYVVEEMRKHGYKLGGEQSGHIVFLDYNTTGDGILSALQVLSIMLKREKPLSELGQIMEKFPQKLVNVPIPYGKKLLDSPGIQEHIARLEKRLGNEGRLLIRASGTEPVVRVMVEASREDLIEETIEEAVNFIKKYLNS